In Pseudomonas fakonensis, one DNA window encodes the following:
- a CDS encoding FAD-dependent oxidoreductase: MIKDYQTQKALRGPYDFCILGAGPAGITLALRLARAGWRVLLAEGGGREYSERSQGFYHCTSSGLEMYAGETRLRFLGGTSNHWAGRCRPFDPSDFAASPPVGLPGWPIGYGEIARYLPEAMAIVDLPQGADFKAMNAGLGGGDFDADRFLLSPPTRFAQKYAQALEDTPGLDLFLNCNCVDLEFDKAAGSVAAVVVSDYDLHRERVQARHFILAMGALENARQLLNSQSLREAGVVTVDGMVGRCFMDHMNVEMGTFILKSGQGTDTRQYYTTDAFVAEYQAGKGNVSASVLADVQTYGRTAEVKHFLENLACDTGVASKIKFVADFSCPGDGVLGTMIEQFPNLQSRLTLHQDKDALGVARANMHWALSDADRHTIKCIGSELAKQFAEADMGFVKLNEFVYDTTQPLKIQPHAHHMGTTRMAETPAHGVVDSDCKVFGTGNLHVAGSGIFATGGAANPTMPLLQFALRLADHLNQQMKATTA, translated from the coding sequence ATGATCAAGGACTACCAGACCCAAAAGGCCCTGCGCGGGCCCTATGATTTTTGCATCCTCGGCGCCGGCCCCGCCGGCATCACCCTGGCCTTGCGCCTGGCCAGGGCCGGGTGGCGAGTGTTGCTGGCCGAGGGCGGCGGGCGCGAATATTCAGAGCGCTCGCAAGGGTTCTATCACTGCACCTCCAGCGGCCTGGAGATGTACGCCGGGGAGACCCGCCTGCGCTTTCTGGGCGGCACCTCCAACCACTGGGCCGGGCGTTGCCGGCCGTTCGACCCCTCGGACTTCGCGGCCAGCCCGCCGGTCGGCCTGCCAGGCTGGCCGATTGGTTATGGCGAAATCGCACGCTACCTGCCCGAGGCCATGGCCATCGTCGACTTGCCCCAGGGCGCCGATTTCAAGGCCATGAATGCGGGCCTCGGCGGCGGCGACTTCGACGCCGACCGCTTCCTGCTCAGCCCGCCAACGCGTTTTGCGCAAAAATACGCCCAGGCCCTGGAAGATACCCCCGGGCTGGACCTGTTCCTCAACTGCAACTGCGTCGACCTGGAGTTCGACAAGGCCGCAGGTAGCGTAGCCGCTGTGGTGGTGTCCGACTACGACCTGCACCGCGAACGGGTGCAGGCGCGTCACTTCATCCTCGCCATGGGCGCCCTGGAAAACGCCCGGCAACTGCTCAACAGCCAGTCGCTGCGCGAGGCCGGCGTGGTCACGGTCGACGGCATGGTCGGGCGTTGCTTCATGGACCACATGAACGTCGAGATGGGCACTTTCATTCTAAAGAGCGGGCAGGGCACCGATACCCGCCAGTACTACACCACCGACGCCTTCGTCGCCGAATACCAGGCCGGCAAGGGCAATGTGTCGGCCTCGGTACTGGCTGACGTGCAAACCTATGGGCGCACCGCCGAGGTCAAGCACTTTCTCGAAAACCTGGCCTGCGACACCGGTGTGGCCAGCAAGATCAAGTTCGTCGCCGACTTCAGCTGCCCCGGCGATGGCGTGCTTGGCACCATGATCGAGCAGTTCCCCAACCTGCAGAGCCGCCTGACCCTGCACCAGGACAAGGACGCCCTGGGGGTTGCCCGGGCGAACATGCACTGGGCGCTGAGCGACGCCGACCGGCACACCATCAAGTGCATCGGCAGCGAGCTGGCCAAGCAGTTCGCCGAGGCCGACATGGGTTTCGTCAAGCTCAACGAATTCGTCTACGACACCACGCAACCGCTGAAAATCCAGCCCCACGCCCACCACATGGGCACCACGCGCATGGCCGAAACGCCAGCGCACGGCGTGGTGGACAGCGACTGCAAGGTGTTCGGCACCGGCAACCTGCATGTCGCCGGCAGCGGCATCTTCGCCACCGGCGGCGCCGCCAACCCGACCATGCCGCTGCTGCAGTTCGCGCTGCGCCTGGCCGACCACCTCAACCAGCAAATGAAGGCTACGACCGCCTGA
- a CDS encoding glycosyltransferase family 2 protein, with translation MTEKPVDVMVVNFNTAGLLQPMFDALRRAGGETLASYLVVDNASADDSVARMAQVCPDALLLSNTRNVGFGRANNQLLEHLRGRYALLLNTDAFVAPDSLAKTLDYMDAHPECGVLGVRLVGREGDLQPSCRYFPTPLNVFASRTGLGRFFPGLKMVDEMTWDHASVRECDWLPGCFYLVRREVLDQVGLFDPRYFLYYEEVDHCKRVKAAGWKVVFYPHTTVVHIGGESSKSVSELEAASRQISAYQIESELLYFRKHHGVAGLALHMLLVCLGDAVLALKALLKGHGWPAIHACWRHTKATWGLLFATRFASQPTR, from the coding sequence ATGACTGAAAAACCCGTGGATGTGATGGTGGTGAACTTCAACACCGCAGGCCTGTTGCAACCGATGTTCGACGCCCTGCGCCGCGCCGGTGGCGAGACCTTGGCCAGCTACCTGGTGGTGGACAATGCCTCGGCCGACGACTCGGTGGCGCGCATGGCCCAGGTGTGCCCCGATGCGCTGTTGCTCAGCAACACCCGCAACGTCGGGTTCGGCCGCGCCAACAACCAGTTGCTGGAGCACCTGCGCGGGCGCTATGCGCTGCTGCTCAACACCGATGCCTTCGTTGCCCCCGACAGCCTGGCCAAGACCCTCGACTACATGGATGCCCACCCCGAGTGCGGGGTGCTGGGGGTGCGCCTGGTCGGCCGCGAGGGCGACCTGCAGCCGTCGTGCCGGTATTTCCCCACGCCTTTGAACGTGTTCGCCAGCCGTACCGGGCTGGGGCGCTTTTTCCCGGGCCTGAAGATGGTCGACGAAATGACCTGGGACCATGCCTCGGTGCGTGAGTGCGACTGGCTGCCGGGCTGCTTCTACCTGGTGCGCCGCGAGGTGCTCGACCAGGTGGGCCTGTTCGACCCGCGCTATTTCCTCTACTACGAGGAAGTGGACCACTGCAAACGGGTCAAGGCCGCCGGTTGGAAGGTGGTGTTCTACCCGCACACCACGGTGGTGCATATCGGCGGCGAAAGCTCCAAGTCGGTGAGCGAGCTCGAGGCTGCCAGCCGGCAGATCTCTGCTTACCAGATCGAAAGTGAGCTGTTGTATTTTCGCAAGCACCACGGCGTGGCGGGCCTAGCCCTGCACATGCTGCTGGTGTGCCTGGGCGATGCTGTGCTGGCACTCAAGGCGCTGCTCAAGGGGCACGGCTGGCCGGCCATCCATGCTTGCTGGCGGCACACCAAGGCCACCTGGGGGCTGTTGTTCGCCACCCGTTTTGCCAGCCAACCCACACGCTGA
- a CDS encoding undecaprenyl-phosphate glucose phosphotransferase, producing MVFEPRSSRALLQRRSSVSNAIQAGLDGIAVTGVAWYLIYQEIGYLTSDYVIMLLLLIGALAVIYDHYAIYRTNVGLTVKAFRLFKAWSATFCFLVVMAFLTKQSETYSRLLVAELFVIGYFVQLFLHIAVREVQKRFMAHAYRMENALIIGAGDLANFLYQKISNNPWLGERVVGCVLLDQDAEQAKIATGEGKEPLPVLGKIEDLDAIVTQHAIRTVYLVTPLAGSEVINDVYLKLLEKCIAVNWVPDIFSLRLINHSVREIAGIPVLTLSETPLTGMSLFLKNIEDRVLAALILLGISPILLVLAVVIKLDSPGPVFFRQERMGWTGESFRIWKFRSMKVHQPQGGVLQQAQKNDPRLTRIGAFIRRTSLDELPQLFNVLTGEMSLVGPRPHALQHDTQYSQDIVDYFARHNIKPGMTGLAQVRGFRGETKDIAQMIQRVNSDIEYINNWSLWLDFVILVRTVNAFTGKQAY from the coding sequence ATGGTGTTCGAACCCCGCAGCAGCCGTGCCTTGCTCCAGCGCAGAAGCAGCGTCAGCAACGCCATTCAGGCGGGCCTGGACGGCATCGCCGTCACCGGTGTTGCCTGGTACCTGATTTACCAGGAGATCGGCTACCTCACCTCCGACTACGTCATCATGCTGTTGCTGCTGATCGGTGCACTGGCGGTGATCTACGACCACTACGCCATCTACCGCACCAACGTCGGCCTGACGGTCAAGGCGTTTCGGCTGTTCAAGGCCTGGTCGGCGACCTTTTGCTTCCTGGTGGTCATGGCCTTCCTCACCAAACAGAGCGAAACCTATTCACGGTTGCTGGTGGCCGAGCTGTTCGTCATCGGCTATTTCGTGCAGTTGTTTTTGCACATTGCCGTGCGCGAGGTGCAGAAGCGCTTCATGGCCCATGCCTACCGCATGGAGAACGCGCTGATCATCGGCGCGGGTGACCTGGCGAATTTTCTGTATCAGAAAATCAGCAACAACCCCTGGCTGGGGGAGCGGGTGGTGGGCTGCGTGCTGCTTGACCAGGACGCCGAGCAGGCGAAGATCGCCACGGGGGAGGGCAAGGAGCCGTTGCCGGTGCTGGGCAAGATCGAGGACCTCGATGCCATCGTCACCCAGCATGCCATCCGCACGGTATACCTGGTGACGCCGCTGGCGGGCTCCGAGGTGATCAACGATGTGTACCTGAAGCTTTTGGAAAAGTGCATTGCGGTGAACTGGGTGCCGGACATTTTCTCCCTGCGCCTGATCAACCACAGCGTGCGCGAGATTGCCGGCATTCCGGTGCTGACCTTGTCGGAAACACCGCTGACTGGCATGAGCCTGTTCCTCAAGAACATCGAGGACCGGGTGCTGGCGGCGCTGATTCTGCTGGGCATCTCGCCGATCCTGCTGGTGCTGGCGGTGGTGATCAAGCTCGACAGCCCGGGGCCGGTGTTTTTCCGCCAGGAGCGCATGGGCTGGACTGGTGAATCATTCCGTATCTGGAAGTTTCGCAGCATGAAGGTGCACCAGCCGCAGGGCGGAGTACTGCAGCAGGCGCAGAAGAACGACCCGCGGCTGACGCGCATCGGGGCGTTCATTCGCCGAACCAGCCTTGACGAGCTGCCGCAGCTGTTCAACGTGCTGACCGGCGAGATGTCGCTGGTGGGGCCGCGGCCCCATGCGCTGCAGCATGACACCCAGTATTCGCAGGATATCGTCGACTACTTTGCCCGGCACAATATCAAGCCGGGGATGACCGGGTTGGCGCAGGTACGGGGGTTTCGGGGGGAGACCAAGGATATTGCGCAGATGATCCAGCGGGTTAATTCGGATATCGAGTACATCAACAATTGGTCGTTGTGGTTGGATTTTGTGATTTTGGTGCGGACGGTGAATGCTTTTACTGGGAAACAGGCTTATTGA
- a CDS encoding glycosyltransferase gives MTTGIGVVVIGRNEGQRLVRCLASLAGAAEQVVYVDSGSTDGSVQQAQTLGVEVLALDMAQPFTAARARNEGFNRLQQLLPGLRLVQFVDGDCEVVPGWVQSAAAFLDAQPQVAVVCGRRRERHPERSVYNLLCDLEWDTPSGEARACGGDALMRAGAFSAMGGYRAGLIAGEEPELCVRLRAAGWKVWRMDAEMTLHDAAMTRFGQWWQRSQRAGYAYAEGAALHGAPPERHWLRESRRAWWWGLGIPVLIALACMVVGAWGLLLALVYPLQAMRLARKGSRSRRENRLQALFLVLGKFPEMLGQARYFWRRMTAGKAQLIEYK, from the coding sequence ATGACGACCGGCATCGGCGTGGTGGTGATCGGCCGCAACGAAGGCCAGCGCCTGGTGCGCTGCCTGGCGTCGTTGGCCGGTGCGGCCGAGCAGGTTGTCTATGTCGATTCCGGCTCCACCGACGGCTCGGTGCAGCAGGCCCAGACCTTGGGCGTGGAGGTGCTGGCACTGGACATGGCCCAGCCGTTCACCGCTGCCCGGGCCCGCAACGAAGGCTTCAACCGGCTGCAGCAGCTGTTGCCCGGCCTGCGCCTGGTGCAATTTGTCGACGGCGACTGCGAGGTGGTGCCGGGCTGGGTGCAAAGCGCCGCGGCGTTTCTGGATGCACAGCCACAGGTGGCAGTGGTGTGCGGGCGGCGCCGCGAGCGCCACCCGGAGCGCTCGGTCTATAACCTGTTGTGCGACCTGGAATGGGATACCCCCAGCGGTGAAGCGCGCGCCTGCGGTGGTGATGCGTTGATGCGTGCGGGCGCCTTCAGCGCCATGGGTGGATACCGCGCCGGGCTGATTGCCGGCGAAGAGCCCGAGCTGTGTGTACGCTTGCGCGCTGCGGGCTGGAAGGTCTGGCGGATGGATGCCGAGATGACCCTGCACGATGCGGCCATGACCCGCTTTGGCCAGTGGTGGCAGCGCAGCCAGCGCGCCGGCTATGCCTATGCCGAGGGCGCCGCGCTGCATGGCGCACCGCCCGAGCGGCACTGGCTGCGCGAGTCGCGCCGGGCGTGGTGGTGGGGGTTGGGCATACCGGTGCTGATTGCGCTTGCGTGCATGGTCGTGGGCGCCTGGGGGCTGCTGTTGGCGCTGGTTTACCCGTTGCAGGCCATGCGCCTGGCGCGCAAGGGCAGCCGCTCGAGGCGGGAGAACCGCTTGCAGGCGTTGTTTCTGGTGCTGGGCAAGTTCCCCGAGATGCTTGGGCAGGCGAGGTACTTCTGGCGTCGTATGACTGCGGGTAAAGCGCAGTTGATCGAATACAAGTGA
- a CDS encoding acyltransferase: protein MFGWIRKALANHAQRTGRGGPAYKRFCNPTPRAWGEYQTNWGTFHSVGANFHMNTGCNVTDPPLTRIGSNVGLSDCTLIGHDGVVALIELAYGKHLDSVGFIDIRDNSFVGHGAIVMPRVTIGPNSIVAAGAVVTKDVPPNTVVGGNPAKVICSTDALVERIEARCAAYPWNDLLEQRKGSFDAALEPLLARRRQEYFFGEPRND, encoded by the coding sequence ATGTTTGGATGGATACGCAAGGCACTGGCGAACCACGCCCAGCGCACCGGGCGTGGCGGCCCGGCCTACAAGAGGTTCTGCAACCCCACGCCGCGGGCCTGGGGTGAGTACCAGACCAACTGGGGCACCTTCCATTCGGTGGGCGCCAACTTTCACATGAACACCGGCTGCAACGTCACCGACCCGCCGCTGACCCGCATCGGCAGCAACGTGGGTTTATCGGACTGCACGCTGATCGGCCACGACGGGGTAGTCGCGCTGATCGAACTGGCCTATGGCAAACACCTGGATTCGGTGGGTTTCATCGACATCCGTGACAACTCGTTCGTCGGCCACGGCGCCATCGTCATGCCACGGGTCACCATTGGCCCCAATTCGATCGTCGCCGCCGGCGCCGTGGTGACCAAGGACGTACCACCCAACACCGTAGTGGGCGGCAACCCGGCCAAGGTCATCTGCAGCACCGACGCGCTGGTCGAGCGCATCGAGGCGCGCTGCGCCGCCTACCCGTGGAACGACTTGCTCGAACAGCGCAAGGGGTCGTTCGACGCTGCGCTCGAGCCGTTGCTGGCCAGGCGTCGGCAGGAATACTTCTTCGGGGAGCCACGCAATGACTGA
- a CDS encoding WecB/TagA/CpsF family glycosyltransferase, with product MNQGDWQGRWAVILDKLHLVGDGTQEQGVLDALSHPAAPTVLGFVNAHALNLVAGDGRYAASLSAADLLLRDGGGMAILLRRLGREPGLNMNGTDLIPRLLQAYQGRRVAFWGTREPYLSQAAAHCQARYGVDIVSRHEGFAGTDTYLALARSLQPELIVLGMGMPRQEAVAASLAALGQPCLIVCGGAILDFLGGKVSRAPRWLRRLGGEWLYRLAREPRRLFMRYVVGNPLFLLRTVFYPRYRPR from the coding sequence ATGAACCAGGGTGACTGGCAAGGCCGCTGGGCAGTGATTCTGGACAAGCTGCACCTGGTGGGTGATGGCACGCAGGAGCAAGGCGTGCTCGATGCACTGAGCCACCCCGCAGCACCGACGGTGCTGGGCTTCGTCAATGCCCATGCACTCAACCTGGTCGCAGGCGACGGCCGCTATGCCGCCTCGCTGTCGGCCGCCGACCTGTTGCTGCGCGACGGCGGCGGCATGGCGATCCTGTTGCGCAGGCTGGGCCGTGAGCCTGGGCTGAACATGAACGGCACCGACCTGATCCCGCGCCTGTTGCAGGCCTATCAGGGCCGGCGGGTGGCGTTCTGGGGCACCCGCGAGCCCTACCTGAGCCAGGCGGCAGCGCATTGCCAGGCACGTTATGGGGTGGACATCGTCTCGCGGCACGAGGGTTTTGCCGGCACCGATACCTACCTGGCGCTGGCCCGGAGCCTGCAGCCGGAGCTGATCGTGCTGGGCATGGGTATGCCCCGGCAGGAAGCCGTGGCCGCAAGCCTTGCCGCCCTGGGCCAACCGTGCCTGATCGTGTGCGGCGGGGCGATCCTGGATTTTCTTGGCGGCAAGGTCAGCCGCGCGCCGCGCTGGCTGCGCCGGCTGGGCGGCGAGTGGCTGTACCGCCTGGCCAGGGAGCCGCGGCGCCTGTTCATGCGCTATGTGGTGGGCAACCCGCTGTTTTTGCTGCGTACGGTGTTTTACCCGCGTTACAGACCGCGATGA
- a CDS encoding glycosyltransferase family 2 protein, which yields MTMLLAWLLAALALLMLLPVLVLLAQVLLACLPLRSPALAPGVRGPLAVLVPAHDEAAVIRATLACIRLQLLEGDRLLVVADNCSDDTAALARACGAEVVERSDAQHRGKGYALDYGVRHLAAAPPQVLVIIDADCQVGEGAIDRLARSCLASERPVQALYLMRAPAGAGLKVLVAEFAWRVKNLVRPRGWARLGLPCQLMGAGMAFLWRDLAKVELASGHLVEDLKLGLDFCRQGKPPLFCPQALVSSQFPGSDEGLSSQRKRWEHGHLGVVLADAPRLLATAVAQGNSRLLAMALDLLVPPLALLSLLSAATFLLCWLAFVAFGVLAPALLATLALVLLSASVVLAWARFAREQIAFSVLLYAPLYAMKKIPLYLGFLIRRQVEWVRSKRDDDQ from the coding sequence ATGACGATGCTGCTGGCTTGGCTGTTGGCGGCACTGGCACTGCTGATGCTGCTGCCGGTGTTGGTACTGTTGGCCCAGGTACTGCTGGCCTGCCTGCCGTTGCGCTCGCCGGCGCTTGCCCCGGGGGTGCGCGGCCCCTTGGCGGTGTTGGTGCCGGCGCATGACGAGGCGGCGGTGATCCGCGCGACCTTGGCCTGCATCCGCCTGCAACTGCTTGAGGGCGACCGCTTGCTGGTGGTGGCCGACAACTGCAGCGACGACACCGCGGCCCTGGCCCGGGCCTGTGGCGCCGAAGTGGTGGAGCGCAGCGATGCGCAGCACCGTGGCAAGGGCTATGCCCTGGATTACGGCGTGCGCCACCTGGCGGCGGCACCGCCGCAGGTGCTGGTGATCATCGATGCCGATTGCCAGGTGGGCGAGGGCGCCATCGACCGTCTGGCGCGCAGTTGCCTGGCCAGTGAACGGCCGGTCCAGGCGTTGTACCTGATGCGTGCGCCGGCCGGCGCCGGGCTCAAGGTTCTGGTTGCCGAGTTCGCCTGGCGGGTGAAAAACCTGGTGCGGCCCCGGGGTTGGGCGCGGCTGGGCTTGCCCTGCCAGCTGATGGGCGCAGGCATGGCCTTTTTGTGGCGCGACCTGGCCAAGGTCGAGCTGGCCAGCGGGCATCTGGTCGAAGACCTCAAGCTGGGCCTGGACTTCTGCCGCCAGGGCAAGCCGCCGTTATTCTGCCCGCAGGCACTGGTCAGCAGCCAGTTCCCCGGCAGCGACGAGGGCCTGAGCAGCCAGCGCAAACGTTGGGAACATGGCCACCTGGGGGTGGTGCTGGCCGACGCCCCGCGGCTGTTGGCAACCGCCGTGGCGCAGGGCAACAGCCGCTTGCTGGCCATGGCCCTCGACTTGCTGGTGCCGCCGCTGGCGTTGCTGAGCTTGCTGTCGGCGGCCACTTTCCTGCTGTGCTGGTTGGCCTTCGTGGCGTTCGGTGTGCTGGCCCCGGCACTGTTGGCCACGCTCGCGCTGGTGCTGTTGAGCGCCTCGGTAGTGCTGGCCTGGGCGCGCTTTGCCCGGGAGCAGATTGCCTTTTCGGTGCTGCTTTACGCGCCGCTGTATGCGATGAAGAAGATCCCGCTGTACCTGGGCTTTCTGATTCGTCGCCAGGTCGAGTGGGTGCGTTCGAAACGGGATGATGACCAATGA
- a CDS encoding serine O-acetyltransferase, with product MFENIRADLRAHGGDWGAQGFWVLLVYRFGRWRYGVRPALLRKLLSLVYKVLFKLVQILTGVELPCEVQIGRNFVIDHFGGIVVSGYARFGDDCRIRNGVVVGLKNVSDPCAPVFGNNVDIGTGAKILGNIRIGDNVVIGANAVVLVDVPDNCLAAGVPAVIKARKPHEVAV from the coding sequence ATGTTCGAAAACATCCGCGCCGATTTGCGCGCCCATGGCGGCGATTGGGGCGCCCAGGGCTTCTGGGTGCTGCTGGTATACCGCTTCGGCCGCTGGCGCTACGGGGTGCGCCCGGCGCTGCTGCGCAAGCTGCTGTCGTTGGTCTACAAAGTGCTGTTCAAGCTGGTGCAGATCCTCACCGGGGTGGAGTTGCCGTGCGAGGTGCAGATCGGCCGCAACTTCGTCATCGATCACTTCGGCGGCATCGTGGTCAGTGGTTACGCACGCTTTGGCGATGACTGCCGCATCCGCAACGGCGTGGTAGTGGGCTTGAAGAACGTCAGCGACCCCTGTGCACCGGTGTTCGGCAACAACGTCGATATCGGCACCGGAGCCAAGATTCTCGGCAACATCCGCATTGGCGACAACGTGGTGATTGGCGCCAATGCCGTGGTGCTGGTGGATGTACCGGATAACTGTCTGGCGGCGGGGGTGCCGGCGGTGATCAAGGCGCGCAAACCCCATGAAGTGGCGGTGTAG
- a CDS encoding DUF535 family protein: MWAKTIVKSVLTLQPGYSLRALKGSLKLTQHIARQWPALKPFLQRMHAALGEQGFERLGVDCIGVVHWPYISKGWQAPERLEAIASHYEVVARQFPQLLLLGREERLVLCDLCDLCAGSSLVLDRAIWFKREGELVLNLFQGDLRVASLAFTLRQADEGLCLFVGAVQGIHKGVDSETSLNIYRELTKDFEGLRPRSLLLEVLKCLARALGVTHLYVVADQYRHHRHPYFGREKALDVAANYDVIWEESGATPSSREGFFSLALPATQRAAEAIPAKKRAMYRRRQALLEEVFARLQATLPGGGNATGSTAPRPLGSALSLQGD, from the coding sequence ATGTGGGCTAAAACGATCGTCAAAAGCGTACTCACCCTGCAACCGGGGTATTCGTTGCGCGCGCTCAAGGGCAGCCTGAAGCTTACGCAGCACATCGCCCGGCAATGGCCGGCGCTCAAGCCGTTTTTGCAGCGCATGCACGCCGCGTTGGGCGAGCAGGGCTTCGAGCGGCTGGGCGTCGACTGCATCGGTGTGGTGCACTGGCCCTACATCAGCAAGGGCTGGCAGGCGCCCGAGCGGCTCGAGGCCATTGCCTCCCACTACGAAGTGGTGGCCCGGCAGTTCCCGCAGCTATTGCTGCTGGGCCGGGAGGAACGGCTGGTGCTGTGCGACCTTTGCGACCTGTGTGCCGGCAGTTCCCTGGTGCTGGACCGGGCGATCTGGTTCAAGCGCGAAGGGGAGCTGGTACTCAACCTGTTCCAGGGTGATCTTCGGGTCGCCTCGCTGGCCTTCACCCTGCGCCAGGCCGATGAAGGCCTGTGCCTGTTCGTGGGGGCGGTGCAGGGTATTCACAAAGGCGTCGACAGCGAGACTTCGCTGAACATCTACCGCGAGCTGACCAAGGACTTCGAAGGCCTGCGCCCTCGCAGCCTGTTGCTCGAAGTGCTCAAGTGCCTGGCCAGGGCCCTGGGGGTCACCCACCTGTACGTGGTGGCTGACCAGTACCGGCACCACCGCCACCCGTATTTTGGCCGGGAAAAGGCCCTGGACGTTGCCGCCAACTACGATGTGATCTGGGAGGAGAGCGGTGCGACCCCCTCGTCCCGGGAGGGCTTCTTCAGCCTGGCGCTGCCGGCAACCCAGCGGGCCGCAGAAGCTATCCCGGCGAAAAAACGCGCCATGTACCGGCGCCGGCAAGCCTTGCTGGAAGAGGTTTTCGCAAGGCTGCAAGCCACGCTGCCGGGGGGCGGCAACGCGACGGGCAGCACTGCGCCCAGGCCGCTGGGTAGCGCCCTCAGCCTGCAAGGCGACTGA
- a CDS encoding glycosyltransferase family 4 protein, with the protein MRIAYFINQYPKVSHSFIRREILALERQGLEVQRFALRGWDAELLDPEDIAERERTRYVLQGGLKGLLRPMLQVLRATPKRFGAALYLALRVGWRADRPWPYHLIYLAEACQLLQWLQAAGSEHVHAHFGTNSTEVVMLANALGGPGYSFTVHGPEEFDKPQFLHLGEKVRRAAFVVAVSDYGRSQLYRWVAHEHWAKVRVVHCGLERSFHDVPPVAVPDVPRLVCVGRLCEQKGQLLLLEAARQLAQRGLGFELVLAGDGELRAPIEALVARHGLQAQVRITGWVSGARVREELLAARALVLPSFAEGLPVVIMEAMALRRPVLTTYVAGIPELVQPGENGWLFPAGSVEALVEALAACLATPVARLQAMGEAAHQRVIERHAIDTEAARLAELFRGSP; encoded by the coding sequence ATGCGTATCGCCTATTTCATCAACCAGTACCCCAAGGTCAGCCACAGTTTCATCCGCCGGGAAATCCTCGCCCTGGAGCGCCAGGGCCTGGAAGTGCAGCGCTTTGCCCTGCGTGGCTGGGACGCCGAACTGCTAGACCCCGAAGATATCGCCGAGCGTGAGCGCACCCGCTATGTGCTGCAGGGCGGCCTCAAGGGGCTGTTGCGGCCCATGCTGCAGGTGCTGCGGGCCACGCCGAAACGCTTCGGCGCAGCGCTGTACCTGGCCCTGCGCGTGGGTTGGCGCGCAGACCGCCCATGGCCTTACCACCTGATTTACCTGGCCGAGGCCTGCCAATTGCTGCAGTGGTTGCAGGCGGCCGGCAGCGAGCACGTGCATGCGCATTTCGGCACCAACTCCACTGAAGTGGTGATGCTGGCCAACGCCCTGGGCGGGCCCGGTTACAGCTTTACCGTGCACGGCCCCGAAGAGTTCGACAAACCGCAGTTCCTGCACCTGGGCGAAAAGGTGCGCCGCGCCGCGTTCGTGGTGGCGGTCAGCGACTACGGGCGCAGTCAGCTGTACCGCTGGGTGGCCCACGAGCACTGGGCCAAGGTCAGGGTGGTGCATTGCGGGCTTGAGCGCAGCTTCCACGACGTGCCGCCGGTAGCGGTGCCAGATGTGCCCCGGCTGGTCTGCGTCGGCCGCCTGTGCGAGCAGAAGGGCCAGTTGCTGCTGCTGGAAGCTGCACGGCAGCTGGCGCAGCGTGGCCTGGGCTTTGAGCTGGTATTGGCCGGTGATGGTGAGCTGCGCGCGCCGATCGAGGCGCTGGTGGCCCGGCATGGCTTGCAGGCGCAGGTGCGGATTACCGGCTGGGTCAGCGGCGCGCGGGTGCGCGAGGAGTTGCTGGCTGCCCGCGCCCTGGTGCTGCCCAGCTTCGCCGAGGGGCTGCCGGTGGTGATCATGGAGGCCATGGCCTTGCGCCGGCCGGTGCTGACCACCTACGTGGCGGGCATCCCCGAGTTGGTGCAACCTGGCGAAAATGGCTGGCTGTTCCCGGCAGGGTCAGTCGAGGCGCTGGTCGAGGCGCTGGCCGCGTGCCTGGCGACGCCTGTGGCAAGGCTGCAGGCCATGGGCGAGGCGGCGCATCAGCGGGTGATCGAGCGCCACGCCATCGATACCGAAGCGGCCCGGCTGGCCGAGCTGTTCAGGGGATCGCCATGA